From Cucumis melo cultivar AY chromosome 1, USDA_Cmelo_AY_1.0, whole genome shotgun sequence, a single genomic window includes:
- the LOC107991904 gene encoding uncharacterized protein LOC107991904, with the protein MLLKETIHKTNNLFHKTLESFKDLFFKGFQKLQKPTSLITFSCSKGKPQHTHPTDRLYIDFYDEWQSTLQKAAKRSIDKGSVIASKENVKQEDTIVAIQSPPRSKQEKAVKEKKKPGASHLRKGDVKNSSTRSNGLVEKMKELEMLDRSDMEQELDIEEAIHYYSRLRSPVYLEIVDKFFMDMHSEISVPEPSARSMNSSKRRMGSMRL; encoded by the coding sequence ATGCTGCTAAAGGAAACCATCCACAAAACCAACAACCTCTTCCATAAAACTCTTGAAAGCTTCAAGGATTTATTCTTCAAAGGGTTTCAAAAGCTGCAGAAACCCACTTCCTTGATCACCTTctcttgcagcaaaggaaagcCACAACATACCCATCCAACAGATCGACTCTACATTGATTTTTACGATGAGTGGCAGTCCACACTCCAAAAAGCTGCAAAGAGAAGCATTGACAAAGGCAGTGTGATCGCATCCAAGGAAAATGTGAAGCAAGAAGACACAATCGTTGCAATACAAAGCCCTCCAAGGAGCAAACAAGAGAAGGCTgtgaaagagaagaagaaaccAGGAGCTTCCCATCTTAGAAAAGGTGATGTTAAAAACAGTAGTACAAGAAGTAATGGTTTAgtagaaaaaatgaaagaattggAGATGCTGGATAGGAGTGATATGGAACAAGAATTGGATATAGAAGAAGCAATTCATTATTACTCTCGCCTTAGAAGTCCTGTTTATCTTGAAATTGTGGACAAATTTTTCATGGACATGCACTCAGAAATTTCTGTTCCTGAGCCTTCAGCTAGGAGTATGAACAGCTCAAAGAGAAGAATGGGGTCCATGAGATTATAG
- the LOC103500582 gene encoding uncharacterized protein LOC103500582 isoform X2 — MCRTKASYGCPMLRNPKLQKNFRSQISQREALDIEDLIHLGRKVGTCPYYGSRSLVQGADLIVLPYQSLLSKSSRESLGLVLKNSIVIIDEAHNLADSLISMYDSKITYSQLENVHHHIERYFERFCSLLGPGNRRYIQTLIIVTRALLKLVHNEEASYVEPCQNNSTGKNGALDYSMAINDFLFSLNIDNINFVKLLQYIKESNIMHKVSGYGERTTKPRNDLGIKPSGECYEKESTLSSFRALADMLLSLINFDGDGKMIISKNRPTCLGDHGGYIKFVKLRGDKIFSEVVDQAHAVVLAGGTLQPIEETRERLFPWLPPSQLNFFSCSHIVPPESILPMAVSSGPSGQLFDFSYNSRSSSAIVKELGLLLCNIVTVVPEGIVVFFSSFDYEEQVYGLWKTSGILDRILKKKRIFREPRKNTDVESVLKEYKENIDALSKKDPKQNILSTSGAVLFAVVGGKLSEGINLSDGMGRCIVMVGLPYPSPSDIELMERVKHIENLGNSNSIKSSKFYNDVPSGDVETGLEILRSCKRGKEYYENLCMKAVNQSIGRAIRHINDYAAILLVDVRYASNSSKRSFSHPADKLPKWIKDCLIASTENYGEVHRRLNQFFKVNRKMGQ; from the exons ATGTGCCGGACCAAGGCTTCTTATGGGTGCCCAATGCTTAGAAACCCAAAATTACAGAAGAATTTTAGGAGTCAGATCTCTCAAAGAGAAGCCTTAGACATTGAAGATCTTATTCACCTTGGAAGAAAGGTGGGAACGTGTCCATATTATGGCTCCCGAAGTTTGGTCCAGGGTGCTGATCTTATCGTCTTACCTTACCAGTCTCTTCTGTCAAAATCATCCCGTGAATCTCTTGGCCTTGTTTTGAAGAACAGCATTGTAATTATTGATGAGGCACACAATTTAGCTGATTCACTCATAAGTATGTATGATTCAAAGATCACTTATTCGCAG CTGGAGAATGTGCATCACCACATCGAGAGGTATTTTGAAAGATTTTGCAGTCTTTTGGGACCAGGGAATCGGAGatatattcaaactctaataaTAGTTACTCGGGCTCTCCTTAAACTCGTGCACAATGAGGAAGCGTCTTATGTGGAACCTTGTCAAAATAATAGTACTGGAAAAAATGGTGCTTTGGACTATTCAATGGCTATAAATGATTTTCTCTTCTCTCTCAACATAGATAATATCAACTTTGTAAAACTACTACAGTATATTAAGGAAAGCAACATCATGCACAAG GTTAGTGGGTATGGAGAAAGAACTACTAAACCAAGAAATGACTTGGGAATAAAACCTTCTGGAGAATGTTACGAGAAGGAAAGTACTCTCTCAAGCTTTAGGGCATTAGCTGACATGCTGCTATCCCTTATTAACTTTGATGGAGATGGAAAAATGATCATCTCTAAGAACAGACCAACATGCTTAGGGGATCATGGAGGATATATAAAATTTGTGAAGCTTAGGGGGGACAAGATATTTTCTGAg GTTGTAGATCAAGCACATGCTGTTGTTCTTGCTGGGGGAACTTTACAACCTATAGAAGAAACAAGAGAGCGACTCTTTCCATGGTTACCCCCTTCTcagttgaattttttttcatgtAGTCACATTGTTCCTCCAGAAAGTATTTTGCCTATGGCTGTTTCCTCCGGTCCTTCTGGTCAGCTTTTTGATTTTAGCTACAACAGCAGAAGCTCATCTGCTATT GTAAAGGAGCTAGGGCTTTTGCTTTGTAATATAGTAACTGTGGTTCCAGAAGGAATTGTTGTGTTCTTCTCTTCATTTGATTATGAAGAACAAGTATATGGTTTATGGAAAACTTCAGGCATCCTTGACAGGATTCTGAAGAAAAAACGTATATTCAGAGAGCCTAGAAAAAATACTGATGTGGAATCTGTTCTTAAGGAATACAAGGAAAACATCGACGCATTGTCTAAGAAGGATCCAAAACAAAATATTTTGTCTACTAGTGGCGCGGTGCTATTTGCTGTTGTTGGGGGAAAATTATCTGAAGGCATCAACTTAAGCGATGGGATGGGTAGGTGTATTGTCATGGTTGGCCTACCCTACCCAAGTCCATCTGACATTGAGTTAATGGAGAGAGTGAAGCATATTGAAAATCTGGGGAATTCAAATTCCATTAAAAGTTCGAAGTTTTATAATGATGTTCCTAGTGGAGATGTTGAAACTGGTTTAGAGATCTTGAGAAGTTgcaaaagaggaaaagaatatTACGAGAATCTTTGCATGAAAGCCGTTAATCAGTCAATCG GTAGAGCGATTCGACATATCAATGATTATGCAGCAATTTTACTGGTTGATGTTCGGTATGCATCTAATTCTTCAAAGAGAAGCTTTTCACACCCAGCTGACAAGCTTCCGAAGTGGATTAAGGACTGTCTCATTGCTTCAACTGAGAATTATGGTGAAGTCCATCGAAGGTTGAATCAGTTTTTTAAAGTTAACAGAAAGATGGGACAGTGA